A genomic segment from Aegilops tauschii subsp. strangulata cultivar AL8/78 chromosome 1, Aet v6.0, whole genome shotgun sequence encodes:
- the LOC109747690 gene encoding histone-lysine N-methyltransferase ASHR1 isoform X2, whose amino-acid sequence MERLKSAVPADIRRAVGEGTTRDLPSTTSLLLAFLDDLPLFHQVIGELADPELALCRKDKGRAAELKGRGNACFSRREFEQALGFYSQALRYAPISSDGTGDILVPALYVNRASTMHKLGLLEECLRDCDRAISVSPNYAKAWYRRGMVNASLKNYSSAMHDLEVALSMEVTSSGKSNIEQELKLILLKPQCVNKVGRSSSDCKDAGLAHTDAHKVVLECIATPNKGRGMTSPDDIPPTSLIHVEDPLAAIILKSCRETHCHYCFSEAPADVVFCPLCTIPVYCSRKCQEQAVGGISWNQDTYLESNSNAVDLGILSLTSTRCKATDSKQIAEHRHECGGAHWAAVLPADIVLAGRLMAQYIDSRMLTGKSSAISGPKMDLIQHYDVDSPTSKLESHIYAIVLLSCLQKHYKSDLSWKEETLAQMVLLICQVKVNSIAIVCMKSMDGSQGLTENKGYSAADDGVMCSVEQVKVAQAIYMSGSLFNHSCRPNVHSYFHSRTLFLRSTTYIKSGSPVELSYGPQAGEMNLVKRQKSLQENYKFSCQCSSCSELHLSDLVIDSFCCPRSSCLGAVSESTCYKSEENCVHVSVDESDICKLSLPHVSKVDEDIEKVGKLFFRNNADLKIDPGYCMSCRSQINLSSAVATSEKAASKINRFKELAVIDGISEIPITDALQSLQQIKKLRHPYSKALAQAEDAIAEAFAKIGDQEQARKHCEASIMILKKLYHPKHIAIAHELIKLVSIELSLGDRASAAATFAQAKAIFSLYYGPDVERILPYVDALKRTVSGGFIGAP is encoded by the exons GTCATCGGCGAGCTGGCCGACCCGGAGCTCGCGCTGTGCCGCAAGGACAAGGGGAGGGCAGCGGAGCTGAAGGGCCGGGGCAATGCCTGCTTCTCCAGGAGGGAGTTCGAGCAAGCCCTTGGGTTCTATTCACAG GCGCTGCGTTACGCACCGATTAGTTCTGATGGCACTGGTGATATCTTGGTACCTGCATTATATGTCAACCGTGCCTCCACTATGCAT AAATTGGGCCTCCTGGAAGAGTGTCTGCGGGATTGCGACAGGGCCATCTCTGTTTCACCTAATTATGCGAAG GCATGGTACAGGAGGGGAATGGTAAATGCATCGTTGAAGAATTATTCATCTGCCATGCATGATCTAGAGGTTGCATTGAGCATGGAAGTAACTTCTTCTGGGAAGAGCAACATAGAACAAGAGTTGAAGTTGATATTGTTAAAGCCTCAATGTGTGAACAAAGTTGGAAGATCAAGCAGTGATTGCAAGGATGCAGGATTGGCACATACAG ATGCACATAAGGTTGTCCTTGAGTGTATTGCAACGCCGAACAAAGGTAGAGGAATGACATCTCCAGATGATATTCCTCCGACCTCCTTGATTCATGTTGAGGATCCTCTTGCTGCG ATTATCCTGAAATCTTGCCGGGAGACTCACTGCCATTATTGCTTTAGTGAAGCACCTGCAGATGTTGTGTTCTGTCCCTTGTGTACAATACCAGTTTATTGTTCAAGAAAGTGCCAAGAGCAAGCTGTAGGCGGAATCTCTTGGAATCAAGACACTTATCTTGAATCTAACAGTAATGCAGTTGATCTTGGAATACTGAGCCTAACTTCTACAAGGTGCAAGGCTACAGACTCTAAACAAATTGCTGAACATAGGCACGAATGTGGAGGTGCCCATTGGGCAGCTGTTTTGCCAGCTGATATAGTTTTAGCTGGGCGACTAATGGCACAATACATAGACAGCAGAATGCTGACTGGAAAGAGCTCTGCCATCTCTGGTCCAAAAATG GATCTCATTCAGCACTATGATGTAGATTCTCCTACTAGCAAGTTGGAATCACATATATATGCGATTGTCTTGTTATCATGCCTCCAAAAGCATTATAAATCAGATCTTTCGTGGAAAGAGGAAACTTTAGCTCAG ATGGTTCTTTTGATATGTCAAGTTAAAGTCAATTCAATTGCTATTGTTTGTATGAAATCCATGGATGGAAGCCAGGGACTGACAGAGAATAAAGGGTATTCTGCAGCTGATGATGGAGTTATGTGTAGTGTGGAGCAG GTCAAGGTTGCTCAAGCTATCTACATGTCTGGTAGCCTCTTTAATCACTCGTGCCGGCCAAATGTACATTCATATTTTCATTCGCGCACTCTCTTTCTAAGATCTACCACATATATAAAATCAGGGAGCCCAGTCGAGCTATCATATGGTCCACAG GCTGGTGAGATGAATCTTGTGAAAAGACAAAAGTCACTTCAGGAGAATTACAAATTTAGTTGCCAGTGTTCAAGTTGTTCAGAGCTACATCTATCGGACCTTGTCATTGATTCATTTTGTTGTCCACGAAGTAGCTGTCTTGGTGCCGTGTCAGAATCAACTTGCTACAAATCCGAAGAGAATTGTGTGCACGTTTCCGTAGATGAATCTGATATCTGCAAACTATCATTGCCT catgtttccaaggttgatgaaGATATAGAGAAGGTTGGGAAATTGTTTTTCAGAAATAATGCTGATTTGAAGATTGATCCTGGATATTGCATGAGCTGTAGATCACAAATTAACCTGTCTTCTGCTGTTGCTACATCAGAGAAGGCAGCGTCAAAGATCAATAG GTTTAAGGAACTTGCAGTTATAGACGGAATCTCCGAAATTCCCATCACAGATGCATTACAATCCCTACAACAGATAAAGAAGTTGAGGCACCCATATAGCAAGGCTCTTGCCCAG GCAGAAGATGCGATTGCAGAAGCCTTTGCAAAGATAGGagatcaagaacaagcaagaaagcACTGCGAAGCATCAATTATG ATCCTCAAGAAGCTGTACCACCCCAAACACATAGCCATTGCACATGAGCTGATCAAGCTTGTTTCCATCGAGCTGTCTCTGGGGGACAGGGCAAGTGCAGCAGCTACATTCGCCCAGGCAAAGGCGATATTCTCGCTTTATTATGGACCTGATGTTGAGAGGATTTTACCCTATGTTGATGCCCTGAAAAGAACTGTTAGTGGAGGGTTCATCGGAGCACCTTGA
- the LOC109747690 gene encoding histone-lysine N-methyltransferase ASHR1 isoform X1 has product MERLKSAVPADIRRAVGEGTTRDLPSTTSLLLAFLDDLPLFHQVIGELADPELALCRKDKGRAAELKGRGNACFSRREFEQALGFYSQALRYAPISSDGTGDILVPALYVNRASTMHKLGLLEECLRDCDRAISVSPNYAKAWYRRGMVNASLKNYSSAMHDLEVALSMEVTSSGKSNIEQELKLILLKPQCVNKVGRSSSDCKDAGLAHTADAHKVVLECIATPNKGRGMTSPDDIPPTSLIHVEDPLAAIILKSCRETHCHYCFSEAPADVVFCPLCTIPVYCSRKCQEQAVGGISWNQDTYLESNSNAVDLGILSLTSTRCKATDSKQIAEHRHECGGAHWAAVLPADIVLAGRLMAQYIDSRMLTGKSSAISGPKMDLIQHYDVDSPTSKLESHIYAIVLLSCLQKHYKSDLSWKEETLAQMVLLICQVKVNSIAIVCMKSMDGSQGLTENKGYSAADDGVMCSVEQVKVAQAIYMSGSLFNHSCRPNVHSYFHSRTLFLRSTTYIKSGSPVELSYGPQAGEMNLVKRQKSLQENYKFSCQCSSCSELHLSDLVIDSFCCPRSSCLGAVSESTCYKSEENCVHVSVDESDICKLSLPHVSKVDEDIEKVGKLFFRNNADLKIDPGYCMSCRSQINLSSAVATSEKAASKINRFKELAVIDGISEIPITDALQSLQQIKKLRHPYSKALAQAEDAIAEAFAKIGDQEQARKHCEASIMILKKLYHPKHIAIAHELIKLVSIELSLGDRASAAATFAQAKAIFSLYYGPDVERILPYVDALKRTVSGGFIGAP; this is encoded by the exons GTCATCGGCGAGCTGGCCGACCCGGAGCTCGCGCTGTGCCGCAAGGACAAGGGGAGGGCAGCGGAGCTGAAGGGCCGGGGCAATGCCTGCTTCTCCAGGAGGGAGTTCGAGCAAGCCCTTGGGTTCTATTCACAG GCGCTGCGTTACGCACCGATTAGTTCTGATGGCACTGGTGATATCTTGGTACCTGCATTATATGTCAACCGTGCCTCCACTATGCAT AAATTGGGCCTCCTGGAAGAGTGTCTGCGGGATTGCGACAGGGCCATCTCTGTTTCACCTAATTATGCGAAG GCATGGTACAGGAGGGGAATGGTAAATGCATCGTTGAAGAATTATTCATCTGCCATGCATGATCTAGAGGTTGCATTGAGCATGGAAGTAACTTCTTCTGGGAAGAGCAACATAGAACAAGAGTTGAAGTTGATATTGTTAAAGCCTCAATGTGTGAACAAAGTTGGAAGATCAAGCAGTGATTGCAAGGATGCAGGATTGGCACATACAG CAGATGCACATAAGGTTGTCCTTGAGTGTATTGCAACGCCGAACAAAGGTAGAGGAATGACATCTCCAGATGATATTCCTCCGACCTCCTTGATTCATGTTGAGGATCCTCTTGCTGCG ATTATCCTGAAATCTTGCCGGGAGACTCACTGCCATTATTGCTTTAGTGAAGCACCTGCAGATGTTGTGTTCTGTCCCTTGTGTACAATACCAGTTTATTGTTCAAGAAAGTGCCAAGAGCAAGCTGTAGGCGGAATCTCTTGGAATCAAGACACTTATCTTGAATCTAACAGTAATGCAGTTGATCTTGGAATACTGAGCCTAACTTCTACAAGGTGCAAGGCTACAGACTCTAAACAAATTGCTGAACATAGGCACGAATGTGGAGGTGCCCATTGGGCAGCTGTTTTGCCAGCTGATATAGTTTTAGCTGGGCGACTAATGGCACAATACATAGACAGCAGAATGCTGACTGGAAAGAGCTCTGCCATCTCTGGTCCAAAAATG GATCTCATTCAGCACTATGATGTAGATTCTCCTACTAGCAAGTTGGAATCACATATATATGCGATTGTCTTGTTATCATGCCTCCAAAAGCATTATAAATCAGATCTTTCGTGGAAAGAGGAAACTTTAGCTCAG ATGGTTCTTTTGATATGTCAAGTTAAAGTCAATTCAATTGCTATTGTTTGTATGAAATCCATGGATGGAAGCCAGGGACTGACAGAGAATAAAGGGTATTCTGCAGCTGATGATGGAGTTATGTGTAGTGTGGAGCAG GTCAAGGTTGCTCAAGCTATCTACATGTCTGGTAGCCTCTTTAATCACTCGTGCCGGCCAAATGTACATTCATATTTTCATTCGCGCACTCTCTTTCTAAGATCTACCACATATATAAAATCAGGGAGCCCAGTCGAGCTATCATATGGTCCACAG GCTGGTGAGATGAATCTTGTGAAAAGACAAAAGTCACTTCAGGAGAATTACAAATTTAGTTGCCAGTGTTCAAGTTGTTCAGAGCTACATCTATCGGACCTTGTCATTGATTCATTTTGTTGTCCACGAAGTAGCTGTCTTGGTGCCGTGTCAGAATCAACTTGCTACAAATCCGAAGAGAATTGTGTGCACGTTTCCGTAGATGAATCTGATATCTGCAAACTATCATTGCCT catgtttccaaggttgatgaaGATATAGAGAAGGTTGGGAAATTGTTTTTCAGAAATAATGCTGATTTGAAGATTGATCCTGGATATTGCATGAGCTGTAGATCACAAATTAACCTGTCTTCTGCTGTTGCTACATCAGAGAAGGCAGCGTCAAAGATCAATAG GTTTAAGGAACTTGCAGTTATAGACGGAATCTCCGAAATTCCCATCACAGATGCATTACAATCCCTACAACAGATAAAGAAGTTGAGGCACCCATATAGCAAGGCTCTTGCCCAG GCAGAAGATGCGATTGCAGAAGCCTTTGCAAAGATAGGagatcaagaacaagcaagaaagcACTGCGAAGCATCAATTATG ATCCTCAAGAAGCTGTACCACCCCAAACACATAGCCATTGCACATGAGCTGATCAAGCTTGTTTCCATCGAGCTGTCTCTGGGGGACAGGGCAAGTGCAGCAGCTACATTCGCCCAGGCAAAGGCGATATTCTCGCTTTATTATGGACCTGATGTTGAGAGGATTTTACCCTATGTTGATGCCCTGAAAAGAACTGTTAGTGGAGGGTTCATCGGAGCACCTTGA
- the LOC109747690 gene encoding uncharacterized protein isoform X3 gives MLRILLLRCMQIILKSCRETHCHYCFSEAPADVVFCPLCTIPVYCSRKCQEQAVGGISWNQDTYLESNSNAVDLGILSLTSTRCKATDSKQIAEHRHECGGAHWAAVLPADIVLAGRLMAQYIDSRMLTGKSSAISGPKMDLIQHYDVDSPTSKLESHIYAIVLLSCLQKHYKSDLSWKEETLAQMVLLICQVKVNSIAIVCMKSMDGSQGLTENKGYSAADDGVMCSVEQVKVAQAIYMSGSLFNHSCRPNVHSYFHSRTLFLRSTTYIKSGSPVELSYGPQAGEMNLVKRQKSLQENYKFSCQCSSCSELHLSDLVIDSFCCPRSSCLGAVSESTCYKSEENCVHVSVDESDICKLSLPHVSKVDEDIEKVGKLFFRNNADLKIDPGYCMSCRSQINLSSAVATSEKAASKINRFKELAVIDGISEIPITDALQSLQQIKKLRHPYSKALAQAEDAIAEAFAKIGDQEQARKHCEASIMILKKLYHPKHIAIAHELIKLVSIELSLGDRASAAATFAQAKAIFSLYYGPDVERILPYVDALKRTVSGGFIGAP, from the exons ATGTTGAGGATCCTCTTGCTGCG TTGTATGCAGATTATCCTGAAATCTTGCCGGGAGACTCACTGCCATTATTGCTTTAGTGAAGCACCTGCAGATGTTGTGTTCTGTCCCTTGTGTACAATACCAGTTTATTGTTCAAGAAAGTGCCAAGAGCAAGCTGTAGGCGGAATCTCTTGGAATCAAGACACTTATCTTGAATCTAACAGTAATGCAGTTGATCTTGGAATACTGAGCCTAACTTCTACAAGGTGCAAGGCTACAGACTCTAAACAAATTGCTGAACATAGGCACGAATGTGGAGGTGCCCATTGGGCAGCTGTTTTGCCAGCTGATATAGTTTTAGCTGGGCGACTAATGGCACAATACATAGACAGCAGAATGCTGACTGGAAAGAGCTCTGCCATCTCTGGTCCAAAAATG GATCTCATTCAGCACTATGATGTAGATTCTCCTACTAGCAAGTTGGAATCACATATATATGCGATTGTCTTGTTATCATGCCTCCAAAAGCATTATAAATCAGATCTTTCGTGGAAAGAGGAAACTTTAGCTCAG ATGGTTCTTTTGATATGTCAAGTTAAAGTCAATTCAATTGCTATTGTTTGTATGAAATCCATGGATGGAAGCCAGGGACTGACAGAGAATAAAGGGTATTCTGCAGCTGATGATGGAGTTATGTGTAGTGTGGAGCAG GTCAAGGTTGCTCAAGCTATCTACATGTCTGGTAGCCTCTTTAATCACTCGTGCCGGCCAAATGTACATTCATATTTTCATTCGCGCACTCTCTTTCTAAGATCTACCACATATATAAAATCAGGGAGCCCAGTCGAGCTATCATATGGTCCACAG GCTGGTGAGATGAATCTTGTGAAAAGACAAAAGTCACTTCAGGAGAATTACAAATTTAGTTGCCAGTGTTCAAGTTGTTCAGAGCTACATCTATCGGACCTTGTCATTGATTCATTTTGTTGTCCACGAAGTAGCTGTCTTGGTGCCGTGTCAGAATCAACTTGCTACAAATCCGAAGAGAATTGTGTGCACGTTTCCGTAGATGAATCTGATATCTGCAAACTATCATTGCCT catgtttccaaggttgatgaaGATATAGAGAAGGTTGGGAAATTGTTTTTCAGAAATAATGCTGATTTGAAGATTGATCCTGGATATTGCATGAGCTGTAGATCACAAATTAACCTGTCTTCTGCTGTTGCTACATCAGAGAAGGCAGCGTCAAAGATCAATAG GTTTAAGGAACTTGCAGTTATAGACGGAATCTCCGAAATTCCCATCACAGATGCATTACAATCCCTACAACAGATAAAGAAGTTGAGGCACCCATATAGCAAGGCTCTTGCCCAG GCAGAAGATGCGATTGCAGAAGCCTTTGCAAAGATAGGagatcaagaacaagcaagaaagcACTGCGAAGCATCAATTATG ATCCTCAAGAAGCTGTACCACCCCAAACACATAGCCATTGCACATGAGCTGATCAAGCTTGTTTCCATCGAGCTGTCTCTGGGGGACAGGGCAAGTGCAGCAGCTACATTCGCCCAGGCAAAGGCGATATTCTCGCTTTATTATGGACCTGATGTTGAGAGGATTTTACCCTATGTTGATGCCCTGAAAAGAACTGTTAGTGGAGGGTTCATCGGAGCACCTTGA